One Nyctibius grandis isolate bNycGra1 chromosome 26, bNycGra1.pri, whole genome shotgun sequence DNA window includes the following coding sequences:
- the LOC137673748 gene encoding olfactory receptor 4N5-like, which translates to METENKTEVTEFVLLGLSQTREVQHFLFFLFLLFYVIVLPVNILIIFTVRGDPQLDSPMYFFLANLAFLDICYCSVTPPKMLADFFSQQKTISSRSCIAQLFFLHFLGGAEIFLLIAMAFDRYVAICKPLHYGTLMTKMLCWVLVGAAWAGGFTHSVIQVVFVVHLPFCGPNELDNFFCDVTQVIKLACTNTYILEFIMFVNSGLVIFICFILLLISYVVLLIRLKTGISRGKNKAASTCTTHIIIVFVMFGPAIYIYCWPFCSLPLNKVVAVFHTMVFPLMNPMIYTLRNREILSAMKRLVLQYFLGRGK; encoded by the coding sequence atggaaacagaaaacaagacagaagtAACAGAATTTGTGCTGCTGGGATTGTCTCAGACACGTGAAGTGCAAcacttcctctttttcctcttccttcttttctatGTCATTGTCCTTCCAGTAAACATTCTCATCATTTTCACAGTCAGGGGAGATCCACAGTTGGACTCCCCAATGTACTTTTTCCTAGCTAATCTAGCTTTCCTGGATATCTGCTACTGTTCTGTCACTCCACCTAAGATGCTGGCTGATTTCTTCTCACAACAGAAGACCATCTCTTCTAGAAGCTGCATAGCACAGCTCTTCTTCCTCCACTTCCTTGGTGGAGCTGAGATCTTCCTGCTGATAGCTATGGCCTTTGACAGATATGTGGCTATCTGTAAGCCTCTTCATTATGGAACCTTAATGACAAAAATGCTCTGTTGGGTCTTGGTGGGGGCAGCATGGGCTGGAGGATTCACACATTCAGTCATCCAGGTTGTGTTTGTTGTTCATCTTCCCTTCTGTGGCCCCAATGAACTGGACAACTTCTTTTGTGATGTTACACAAGTGATTAAGCTAGCGTGTACCAACACTTACATACTGGAGTTTATCATGTTTGTCAACAGCGGACTAGTCATCTTCATATGTTTCATTCTTCTGCTGATTTCCTACGTTGTCCTACTAATCCGTCTGAAAACAGGAATCTCTAGAGGGAAGAACAAAGCAGCATCTACCTGCACCACCCACATCATTATTGTCTTTGTTATGTTTGGACCAGCTATATACATCTACTGCTGGCCTTTCTGCAGCTTGCCCCTGAACAAGGTGGTGGCTGTGTTCCACACTATGGtttttcccctcatgaaccCCATGATCTACACCCTGAGGAACAGGGAGATCCTCAGTGCCATGAAGCGTTTGGTGTTGCAGTACTTTCTGGGGAGAGGAAAATAG
- the LOC137673924 gene encoding LOW QUALITY PROTEIN: olfactory receptor 6B1-like (The sequence of the model RefSeq protein was modified relative to this genomic sequence to represent the inferred CDS: inserted 2 bases in 2 codons), giving the protein MADTKQENLTSLTEFVLLGFGNLPKLQIFLFLFLLIVYFVTIIGNILVVLLVMIDWHLHTSMYFFLGNLSSLESFYTSNILPKMLVNFLTRENRISFNSCLLQXFFASLACAECYFLSAMSYDHYLAICNPLHYTRVMNVRYCILLXSWIHGFLASICTTLFASWLTFCGPNEIDHFFCDYTPLLVLSCSETYKTELVMSISASACTMPPFLLTLSSYICIITAILKIPSIIEMQKAFSTCSSHLIVVTVFYGTLITGYTLSKTKTLRNLNKFLSVFFVLSSFLCSISSSTA; this is encoded by the exons ATGGCAgacacaaaacaagaaaatctgACATCCCTCACAGAATTCGTCCTCTTGGGGTTTGGGAATCTCCCTAAgctacagatttttctctttctgtttttattaatcGTCTACTTTGTGACCATAATTGGGAACATACTCGTCGTTCTTCTGGTTATGATAGATTGGCATCTGCATACATCTATGTACTTCTTCTTGGGGAACTTGTCTTCCTTGGAGTCCTTCTACACTTCAAACATTTTACCCAAGATGCTGGTCAACTTCCTGACAAGGGAAAACAGAATCTCGTTTAACAGCTGTCTCTtgc ttttctttgcttccttggCATGTGCTGAGTGTTACTTTTTATCTGCAATGTCTTATGATCACTATTTAGCAATATGCAACCCCTTGCACTATACAAGAGTTATGAATGTCAGATACTGCATCCTTC GCAGCTGGATCCATGGATTTCTGGCTAGCATCTGTACTACACTATTTGCATCATGGCTGACTTTCTGTGGGCCAAATGAAATTGACCATTTCTTTTGTGATTATACACCATTATTAGTGCTCTCCTGCAGTGAAACCTACAAAACAGAATTGGTCATGTCCATTTCAGCCTCAGCATGCACCATGCCTCCATTTCTTTTAACCCTGTCATCCTATATTTGTATCATCACAGCTATTCTGAAAATCCCTTCCATCATAGAGATGCAAAAGGCTTTCTCTACTTGCTCCTCCCACCTCATTGTAGTCACAGTTTTCTATGGAACTCTAATTACTGGCTACACATTGTCCAAAACTAAAACCCTTAGAAACTTAAACAAAttcttatctgttttttttgtactaTCCTCATTCCTATGCTCAATCTCCTCATCTACAGCTTGA